One genomic window of Cheilinus undulatus linkage group 7, ASM1832078v1, whole genome shotgun sequence includes the following:
- the scamp4 gene encoding secretory carrier-associated membrane protein 4, whose translation MAERANNFPPLPKFMKIKPCFYQNIEEEIPAPHQQLVRRVYTLWMMYSGTLCINVISCIAWWAGGGNATNFGFSLLWLILFSPCSYTCWFRPLYKAFRADSSFNFMAFFFVFFLQCVLALIQTIGISGWGTCGWIATVMFFSYNVGSAIVMLITALLFTLVTALMALVLIKVHRLYRGGGGSMARAQEEWSTGMWKSAPVREAGFNAVSQAAQGPSLPQYPAAVPSYPDNSQW comes from the exons ATGGCAG AGCGTGCAAATAACTTCCCCCCACTGCCCAAGttcatgaaaataaagccatgcttttACCAGAACATTGAAGAGGAGATCCCTGCACCCCATCAACAGTTGGTGCGCAGAGTCTACACACTTTGGATGA TGTACTCAGGTACCCTGTGCATAAATGTTATCTCATGTATTGCTTGGTGGGCTGGTGGTGGTAATGCCACCAACTTTGGCTTCTCTCTTCTGTGGCTCATCCTCTTCAGCCCGTGCAGTTATACCTGCTGGTTCAGACCACTCTACAAAGCCTTCAG GGCTGACAGCTCATTCAACTTCATGGCCTTCTTCTTCGTCTTCTTCCTTCAATGTGTCTTGGCCCTTATCCAGACTATAGGCATCTCTGGCTGGGGAACATG TGGCTGGATTGCCACAGTGATGTTTTTCAGCTATAATGTGGGCTCGGCTATAGTGATGCTTATCACAGCACTGCTCTTCACTCTGGTGACTGCTTTAATGGCACTGGTTCTCATTAAG GTGCACAGACTGTACCGTGGCGGCGGAGGCAGCATGGCACGAGCTCAGGAAGAGTGGAGCACTGGGATGTGGAAGAGTGCTCCGGTGAGAGAAGCAGGGTTCAATGCCGTTTCCCAGGCAGCCCAGGGCCCGAGCTTGCCTCAGTACCCCGCCGCAGTGCCAAGCTATCCTGACAACAGTCAGTGGTGA
- the chaf1a gene encoding chromatin assembly factor 1 subunit A, giving the protein MLAAENPSVDGHLAATTPRRRGMDCKSSNNANKKLIQARLPFKRLNPEPKEDQPHKRPCAHACPSTGVSDRENESSPLPVHSGPPLVNGRGPLDGFLSRRRPAPSNENMVIDLTSENSSSPTRRLPSSAPASSCLPTKDKHKNKDKTASSGKPSNVDLTPEVHTLDCTVASKDNDEDLEEQDENQTSISQLDTTQDSESEPEEQDESGNVSSLGNKSTLSASSVDSSSESSPEKSKTETPTTTSTPTTTPKEPKTTPKIPADEKKIKRRSLKSLQEQEERLRLRQEKERQKEEARAAKEKKKEEARKLKEERQKEKREKKEKDEREKREKKEKEEKEKAERLKAKEEQRKSKLEAKLEEKRKKEEEKRMKEEEKRLKEEKDRLKAEKAEITRFLQKAKIQQAPKTLAAACGKFAPFEIKENVYLAPLVRVHCDESVLEELDQCLLNPDENLNGLKDWITQKPRWSGPTKPPRTKTLRDCVAVEGPKPDGIPDRKRYGPMKLLQFHENYRPAYWGTWSKKSSHISPRCPLRQDKDLLDYEVDSDEEWEEEEPGESLSHSEGEDEEEGGDDDDDDGFFVPHGYLSEDEGALEEEEDGGDLEKQKLRQKLKAREWDELMSSKKKWKVLEPVVKGCVWDGEGPGLQLFQPYAVCLVEPLPKSESSPSPEELTQKSEKEQQLLGQLLPLLHGNLNSGKVIINEFQEFCRQQTSSSTSSSPPVLSSPPSPAENIPTRIQLRRLIKNNAVYEKRSTYRRCCWYVHTEVLSRFGQEALPVPCQWNYLTPGAREESREESQAATGSLGNSPTTPQNSSTTPSSSNKRKSTGSMSITKFMKRCTDTEQTEAMEADGFQADTEDDDEEDCVIVSTQGASTRESSSTSGDCPMEVTPSDTASLPVTSTAPTLATA; this is encoded by the exons ATGTTGGCGGCGGAAAACCCATCTGTTGACGGACACTTAGCAGCGACAACCCCACGCAGAAGAG GCATGGATTGTAAGTCAAGTAACAATGCCAACAAGAAACTTATTCAAG CTCGTCTCCCATTCAAGCGTCTGAATCCTGAACCTAAAGAGGACCAGCCGCACAAACGCCCTTGTGCACATGCCTGCCCCAGTACAGGAGTGTCAGACAGGGAGAATGAGTCCTCTCCTCTCCCAGTACACAGTGGACCACCCTTGGTTAATGGTCGCGGGCCACTTGATGGTTTCCTAAGTCGTAGGCGCCCTGCACCCTCCAATGAAAACATGGTAATAGACCTCACCTCGGAAAACAGTTCATCTCCCACCAGGCGCCTTCCTTCATCTGCTCCTGCCTCCTCCTGCCTCCCAACAAAAGACAAGCACAAGAACAAGGACAAAACTGCCTCTTCTGGGAAACCCAGCAATGTTGATCTGACACCTGAAGTACACACATTAGACTGCACAGTAGCCAGCAAAGATAATGATGAGGACTTGGAGGAACAAGATGAAAATCAGACATCAATCTCTCAGCTTGACACAACACAGGATTCTGAAAGTGAGCCAGAGGAGCAGGATGAGTCCGGAAATGTTTCCAGTTTAGGAAATAAGTCCACACTGTCTGCATCATCAGTTGACTCCTCGTCTGAAAGCTCACCAGAAAAGTCAAAGACCGAAACCCCTACAACCACCTCAACACCTACGACTACACCTAAA GAGCCAAAGACCACTCCTAAGATACCAGCAGATGAGAAAAAGATAAAGAGACGCTCATTGAAG AGTTTACAAGAACAAGAGGAGAGGCTTCGGCTGCGGCAGGAAAAAGAGCGCCAGAAAGAAGAGGCTAGGGCtgcaaaggagaaaaagaaagaagaagctcGCAAGTTGAAAGAGGAGCGACAAAAGGAAAAacgagagaaaaaagaaaaagatgagcGAGAGAAAcgagagaagaaagaaaaagaggagaaggaaAAAGCCGAAAGGCTAAAAGCTAAAGAGGAGCAGCGTAAATCAAAGCTAGA GGCAAAGCTTGAAGAAAAACgcaagaaagaggaggagaaaagaatgaaagaagaggaaaaacggttgaaagaagaaaaagat CGCCTCAAAGCTGAGAAAGCAGAAATTACACGGTTTCTTCAAAAGGCCAAAATCCAACAGGCCCCAAAG ACCCTTGCAGCAGCATGTGGAAAATTTGCTCCATTTGAGATAAAGGAGAATGTGTACCTGGCACCATTGGTCCGGGTTCACTGTGATGAATCAGTCCTGGAGGAACTAGATCAGTGTTTATTGAACCCTGATGAAAATTTAAATGGACTAAAGGACTGGATTACGCAAAAACCTCGTTGGTCTGGACCCACCAAACCACCACGGACTAAAACACTCAG AGATTGTGTTGCAGTGGAAGGGCCTAAACCTGATGGTATACCGGACCGTAAACGTTACGGACCCATGAAGCTGCTTCAGTTCCATGAAAACTACCGTCCAGCCTACTGGGGCACCTGGAGTAAGAAGAGTTCACACATTTCACCTCGCTGTCCACTCAGACAAGATAAG GATCTGTTGGACTATGAGGTGGACAGTGATGAAGAATGGGAGGAAGAGGAACCAGGAGAGTCCCTGTCACATAGTGAAGGC gaagatgaggaggaagggggtgatgacgatgatgatgatggcttCTTTGTTCCTCATGGCTACCTTTCTGAAGATGAGGGGGCGCTAGAGGAAGAAGAG GATGGTGGTGACCTGGAGAAACAGAAACTACGGCAGAAACTGAAAGCAAGGGAGTGGGATGAGCTGATGTCCAGCAAGAAGAAGTGGAAGGTGCTTGAGCCGGTGGTGAAGGGCTGCGTCTGGGACGGAGAAGGACCTGGGCTGCAGCTCTTTCAGCCTTACGCTGTGTGTCTTGTTGAGCCTTTACCCAAGTCTGAAAGCAGCCCCAGCCCAGAGGAGCTAACACAGAAGAGCGAAAAGGAACAACAAT TGCTCGGTCAGCTGCTGCCTCTTCTGCATGGCAATCTCAACAGCGGCAAAGTGATCATTAATGAGTTTCAGGAGTTTTGTCGCCAACAGACctcttcctccacctcctcttcaCCTCCTGTACTGTCCAGCCCTCCGAGCCCAGCAGAAAACATCCCCACCAG AATACAATTGAGACGCCTTATCAAGAACAATGCAGTTTATGAGAAGCGCTCCACATACAGACGCTGCTGCTGGTACGTGCACACAGAGGTCCTGTCCCGTTTTGGCCAGGAGGCTCTGCCTGTGCCCTGCCAGTGGAACTACCTCACCCCAGGAGCCCGAGAAGAGTCTCGTGAAGAATCCCAGGCAGCCACAGGGTCCTTGGGAAACTCCCCCACTACACCTCAGAACTCGTCCACCACCCCTTCATCATCAAATAAAAGGAAAAGCACGGGCAGCATGTCGATCACGAAGTTCATGAAGAGATGTACTGACACAGAGCAG ACGGAAGCAATGGAGGCAGATGGTTTTCAAGCAGACACTGAGGATGACGATGAAGAAGACTGTGTCATTGTTTCCACACAGGGTG CTTCTACCAGGGAGAGTTCCTCCACCAGTGGAGACTGTCCGATGGAGGTCACTCCTTCTGACACAGCCTCTCTTCCTGTTACCAGCACTGCTCCTACACTCGCCACTGCCTAA